DNA from Christensenella timonensis:
ACAATGAAATCCTGCTCCCGGCAAATGCTCCACAGGAATATGCAGACCGCAATACTTTATGGAATGCCGCCGAAGCGGTGGAAAAGCAATGGAACTCCCAGCTTGCAAGGCGGTGGGTGCTTACCATTCCCAGAGAGATACCGCCCGACCAGTACGCTGTCCTTGTACGGGAGTTTTGTGAACAGCAGTTTGTTTCCAAAGGCATGATTGCTGATTTTGCCATCCATGACCCCCATCCGCCGGGACACAATCCCCACGCCCATGTCCTGCTGACCATGCGGGCAATGGATGAACATGGAAAATGGCTTCCCAAGAGCCGCAAGGTTTATGACCTTGACGAGAATGGGGAACGGATAAAGCTGCCGTCCGGCAGGTGGAAAAGCCACAAGGAGGATACGGTGGACTGGAACGACCAGAAGTATTGTGAAATCTGGCGGCATGAATGGGAGGTTATCCAGAACCGCTATCTGGACGCCAATGACCGCCCGGAGCGTGTGGACTTGCGTTCCTATGCCAGACAGGGGCTTGATATAGTCCCCACTGTCCATGAGGGGACTGCTGTCCGGCAGATGGAAAAGCGAGGTATCCAGACGAATATCGGCAACCTGAACCGGGAAATCAGAGCCGCCAACCGCCTGATGAAGTCCATCCGGCAGCTTATCCAAAACCTCAAAGGCTGGATTACCGAGCTGGGAGAAAAACGGAAGGAGCTGCTTGCACAAAAGGCGGCGGAGGAAGCGACACTTCTTCCCAATCTGCTGATGAAGTATATGGAGATACGAAAGGAAGAACGGAAGGACTGGACAAGGGCTGGACAGAACCGGGGAACTTCACAGGACTTAAAGGCAGTCAGCGAAGCCCTGTCCTATCTCCGGCAAAAGGGGCTTTCCACTGTGGAGGACTTAGAAGCGTTTCTGGAATCTTCCGGGAAATCAGCCGCAGATTACCGCAATCAGATGAAGCCAAAGGAAGCCCGGAGCAAAGTGATTGACGGGATTCTTGCCAGCCGGACAGACTGCAAGGAATGTAAGGCTGTCTATGAGAAGTACCAGAAGATATTTTTTAAGAAAATAAAGGGGAAATTCAAACAGGAACACCCGGAGGTTGCCCGGTATGAGAAAGCCGCTGACTACCTTGCCAAGCACCCGGACGATAAGGATAAAACGAAAAATGAGTTGCAACAGGAGCAGGAAACGCTTCTCAGCGAAATCGCAGAGCTGAAAGTACCACTGACCGAGGTACAGGAGGATTTGAAGAAGCTGCGGGACATCCGCTACTGGGTACGGAAAGCCACACCCGGCACAGAGGAAAGCAAAGAGCCGCCCAAGAAGCAGCCCATCAAAGAAGTCTTGCAGGATAAGACTGACGAGAAAAAAGCACAAAGAACCGCCCCGGCACAGGAGAAACACAGACAACAGGATATGGAACTTTAACAGGCACTTGCCATTTTCAATTAGAGAATGTCAGGTGCTTTTCTTATTTTCAAGGAGGGATAGATTTGAATGTATTCGAAGCTGTGAAGCAGTCCGTCACAACAAGACAGGCTGCGGAGTATTATGGAATCCATGTAGGTCGGAACGGGATGGCTTGCTGCCCGTTCCATAACGATAAAACCCCAAGCATGAAGCTGGATCGGCGTTACCATTGCTTCGGCTGCGGTGCGGATGGGGATGTGATTGATTTTGCCGCCGCCCTGTATGGGCTGGGAAAGAAAGAAGCCGCCGTACAGCTGGCACAGGACTTCGGGCTTTCCTATGAGGACTGGAAACCGCCGGGAAAGGTAAAAAAGCCCAAGACCCGGCAGAAATCCCCGGAGGAACAGTTTCAGGAAGCAAAGAATCGCTGCTTCCGTATTCTTGCCGATTATCTCCATCTGCTGATGGCATGGAGAACGGACTACGCCCCGCACTCCCCGGAGGAAGCCTTTCATCCCCGGTTTGTGGAAGCCTTACAGAAGCAAGCCCAAGTGGAATATCTGCTGGATGTGCTGCTGTTCGGGGAAACAGAGGAAAAAGCGGATTTGATTACGGACTACGGAAAGGATGTGATACAGCTTGAACAGCGAATGGCAGAACTTGCAGCCGCAGACGCAGCAAGAACTAAAAAACACTATGAACGCCATGCAGCCGCCCCAGAGCGTTGAGGAAATCAAGGCGGGGCTGGAAACCACCGAGAAAGGCGGTGTCCGTCAGAGCATACGGAACTGCCTGACCGTATTCCAACGTGACCCTCTGCTTTCAGGGGCTATCGCATACAACATCCTGACTGACCGCAAGGACATCATAAAGCCCATCGGTTTTCACAGAGAAAGCACCGCCCTGAACGATACGGACATGAAGTATCTGCTTCTTTATCTGGAAGAAACCTACGGGCTTACCAATGAGAAAAAGATTGATAACGCCATCGGGATTGTGGCGAATGAAAACAAGTACCATCCCATCCGGGACTATCTCAATACCCTTGTGTGGGACGGGACAGAGCGAATCCGCTTCTGCCTGCGGCACTTTCTGGGGGCTGACGCAGACGATTACACCTATGAAGCGTTGAAGCTGTTCCTGCTGGGTGCAATCTCACGAGCCTTTCAGCCGGGGTGCAAGTTTGAAATCATGCTCTGTCTGGTAGGCGGTCAGGGGGCTGGAAAGTCCACCTTCTTCCGGCTGCTGGCAGTCCGGGACGAGTGGTTCTCCGATGATTTGCGGAAGCTGGACGATGACAATGTGTACCGCAAGCTGCAAGGTCACTGGATTATTGAAATGTCGGAAATGATGGCAACCTCCAACGCCAAGAGCATTGAGGAAATCAAGTCATTTTTAAGCCGGCAGAAAGAGGTCTACAAGATACCTTATGAAACCCACCCGGCAGACCGCCCCCGTCAGTGCGTGTTTGGCGGCACTTCCAATGCCCTTGACTTCCTGCCCCTTGACCGTTCCGGCAACCGCCGCTTTATCCCGGTCATGGTGTACCCGGAGCAGGCGGAAGTTCACATTTTGGAGGATGAAGCCGCTTCCAGAGCCTATATCGGGCAGATGTGGGCGGAAGCGATGGAGATTTATAAAAGCGGCAGGTTCAAGCTGGCTTTCAGCCCCGCCATGCAGCGGTATCTCAAAGAACACCAGCGGGATTTTATGCCGGAGGACACCAAAGCCGGGATGATACAGGCGTATCTTGATAAATACACCGGGAGCATGGTCTGCTCCAAGCAGCTCTATAAGGAAGCCTTGAACCATGCTTTTGACGAGCCGAAGCAATGGGAAATCCGGGAAATCAACGAGATTATGAACCAGTGCATTTCCAGCTGGCGGTACTTCCCAAACCCAAGAATGTTTTCCGAATATGGCAGACAAAAGGGCTGGGAGCGTGAAAACCCGGCAACGGACTCCGGCAACCCGTCTGAAAAAACGATGGACGGTTTTGTGGAGGTCACAGAACAGATGGAGCTTCCATTCTGAAAAGGACAGCCCGTTGCACCCCCTGTTGTTATCCCGTTGCCGAGCCGGTTGCCGGGAAAAACCCCTTATTTCCGGGCTTTTCTCCCTTATAACAACCAAAACAACAAAAAAATAAAAGAAAAGTATAAATAGTAACCATCGCCAGATTGAGATTGTTTGCAAGGTCTTTTGAAGTCCGTTGCCGGACTTCGTTGCCGACACCCTCTGTCTGGCTATTTTCATGTATGGAGGATAACTGCCTATGGCAAAAAACAAAACAGAGATTCATGTGACCACTGTATTTGACGGGGAGCTTGACGCCACTGATGTGTTCGTCAGCCTGATTTCCCAGAAATACGGAAAGACAAATGCAAAAGAATATCTTGCTAAAAAGAAAGATATAGGCTATAATGAAGATGAGGTTCAAAAGAGCCAGATACCGTCTGGATTGTGTGGGTAAATGGCTATGATGAACGAAATGGAATACAGAACAATCGGTTCGGCACTTGCCGGGGGTTATCGTGCGGCGGTCTATTGCAGGCTGTCAAAGGACGATGACCTGCAAGGCGAAAGTGCCAGTATCGCAAACCAGCGTGATATGCTGGAAAAATACTGCGAAAAGCAGGGATGGGAGGTTGTGGCAGTCTATCAGGACGATGGCTTCACAGGTCTTAACATGGAGCGTCCTGACCTACAGAGAATGTTGAGAGCCATTGAGCGCAGGCAGATCAACCTTGTCATCACGAAAGACCTCAGCCGACTGGGGCGTAATTATCTGCAAACCGGGCATTTGATTGAGGACTTTTTCCCAAGAAACGGTGTCCGCTATATCGCCATGAATGACGGCATCGACACCCTGCGGGATAACAACGACATTGCCCCGTTCAAGAATATCCTGAACGAGATGTACAGCAAGGATATTTCCAAGAAAGTCCATTCCTCTTATCTTCTGAAAGCGCAGAAAGGACAGTTTACCGGGTGTCTTGCCCCGTTTGGGTATCGGAAAGACCCGGAGGACAAAAACCATCTGCTCATTGACGAGGAAACCGCCCCGATTGTGCGGCTGATTTTCGGATATGCCCTGAACGGTCATGGTCCGAACTATATCCGCAGACGGCTGGAGAAAGAAAAAATCCCCTGCCCTACATGGTGGAACCGGGAACGGGGGCTTCGCAATACCCGCACCAAATGGGAAAAGAAAGACCCAGAAAACGGGCGGTATATGTGGGACTTCTCCGTTATCAAAGACCTTTTGATGAATCCCGTCTACACCGGGGCGATTGCTTCCCAGAAAAAGGACTACCGCTTCAAAATCGGCACGATTGGGGAAAAGAAGCCGGAGGACTGGATTGTGGTGGAGGGACAGCATGAACCGCTGATTGACAGCATGAGCTTTGACATTGTGCAGAACAAGCTGAAATCCCGCCAGCGTCCGGGGCAGACCAATGAAATCAGCCTGTTTGCCGGACTGTTAAAATGCGGCGAGTGTGGGAAGTCGCTGACGGTACGCTACACAAACGCTAAACATCCCCAGCGGATTTACTCCTGCAAGACCTACAATGCCTTTGGAAAGAACCACTGCACCCAGCACCGGATTGATTATGACACCCTTTACAGCCATGTGCTGCGGAAAATCCGGGAATGTGCCAGAGCTGCCCTGATGGACGGGGAAGCGGTTGCCGACCGCCTGACCAATACCTGTGAAGCCGAGCAGCGGGAACAGCGGGAAGCAATGGAACGCTCCCTTACAAGGGACGAGGAACGGATTGAGGTTCTGGACAAAATGGTCATGCGGCTTTATGAGGATATGATTGCAGGGCGTATCAGTGAGCAGAATTTCAACACCATGCTGGAAAAGACACAGACCGAGCAGACGGAGCTTAAAACAAAAGTGTCCGAGGGCAGAAAGCGGCTGTCCGATGAAGTCCAGCTTGCCAATGATGCAAAACAATGGGTGGAAGCCATTCAGGAATACGCCAACATCACAGAGCTGGACGCAGCCACCCTCAACCGCTTAATCAAAGAAATCGTTGTGCATGAGCGCATTGACGAAGATAAAACAAGACACATTTCTATCGAAATTCATTTTAATCTCAAACCCATCCCGGAGGTGGAACAGGTCACTGCCTGACCTGTCCCGCCGGGACGGTTCTCTTAACAACACCATATAGATTTTTTGTACGCCGCCGCCCGCCATCGAGCAGAGTTTTTACACCTAATTGGGGATGAAACAGCTTATGGCGGGCGGTGGTGTGATCGTCATTGGGCTTACCCTTGTGCCGACACTTGCAGGGCTATTCGGGTAATCGCCTATGGGTTGGATATTTGAACAGATAGGAAATGCGATTAAGGAATTTTTGAAAGGCGTTGTTGAGGGCAACCTAACGGATATGTTCAATGATGTAAATACCAAAGTCGGTACGATTGCCGGGGACGTTGGACAAACCCCGGTCGGTTGGAACGGTGAAATATTCGCCATGATAAAGAACATATCCGATACGGTAATTGTTCCCATTGCAGGCATGATAATAACGTTTGTGCTGGTGTACGAGCTTGTCACGATGATAACCGACCGAAACAATATGCACGATTTTGACACATTCAGCTTTTTTAAATACTTTTTGAAAGCAGGGATTGCGGTGTTCATCGTTGCAAACACAATGACAATCGTTATGGGAGTATTCGACATAGCACAATATGCTATCAATGCCAGCGCGGGCGCGATTGGAGAAAATACGGCGATTGACATTGCCGCCGTGCTGGAGCAGATGCAAGCAGGACTAAACGCAATGGGAATCGGTGAACTGCTGGGGCTGGTGCTGGAAACATACATTATCAAGTTTGCAATGCTCATTTTCTCATTGCTCATAACCTTAGTAATCGCAGGTCGCATGATCGAAATTTATTTGTATTGCAGTTTAGCACCTATCCCCTTTGCCACGTTCACCAATAAAGAATGGGGCAGCATGGGGACAAACTACTTGCGGGGCTTAGTAGCTCTTGCATTTCAAGGGCTTTTGATTATGGTGTGTGTTGGGATTTACGCCGTTCTTATCAATACGCTAACCGTCACGGAGAACATACACGCGAGCATTTGGATGATTGCGGGTTATACCGTGCTTCTTTGTTTTGCCCTATTCAAAACAGGGACATTCTCAAAGAGCATCTTTAACGCTCACTAAAAGGAATGGAGTTGATTTTTATGCCATATGTGCCAGTACCAAAGGATTTGAACAAGGTAAAAAGCAAGGTTGCCTTTAACCTCACCAAACGCCAGCTTATTTGCTTTGCGATCGCCGGGGGCGTGGGTATTCCCTTTTACCTTTTGACAAAATCACACATCGGAACGTCTTTAGCGGCTTTTATTATGATCGTAATTATGATGCCGTTTTTCTTTTGTGCTATGTACGAAAAAGACGGACAGCCACTTGAACGGATTCTAAAAAATTATATCGGTTCGCATTTCATCCGTAAGCGCAAACGACCTTATCAGACGCGCAATTTTTATGCGGAATTACAAAAGGAAATTGACGAACGGAAAAAGGAGGAAATGAATATTGCAAAAAGCAAAAAAGAAGCAGCGGGCAAGAAAAACACCACCCGCAGGAAATAACACAGGAATGAAATTACTGCACGGTTCACCCAACAGGAAATTACCACCACAGGAGAAACAGCGCGTCGTTGCCGCAATGAAAAAGCGCAAGGCGGCAAACCCACGGACGGCGCAAGATACAATCCCCTATTTGCGTATGTATCGTGACGGGATATGCAGGGTTACGGACAGGCTATACACAAAAATGCTTGAATTTCAAGATATCACATACCAGCTTGCAAACAATGAGGACAAGACGACGATTTTTGAAAATTATTGTGATTTTCTCAACTACTTTGATAGCTCAATCACGGTACAACTTACGTTTATCAATCAATCCGTCAATATGAAAAACTTTGCGAAGATCATTGATATACCACCGCAGGGAGATAGCTTTGACGACATACGCAAGGAATATGCGAGTATGTTAAAAGACCAGCTTGCCAAAGGCAATAACGGACTACAAAAGCGCAAATTCCTTACATTCGGTATTGAAGCGGACGACTTCGCAAGCGCGAAACAGCGGCTTGAACGCATTGAAATGGACGTAATGAACAACTTTAAGGTGCTGGGCGTTCGGGCATCATTGCTAAACGGGTACGACCGTTTAAAAGTGTTGCACGACATATTCCATGCGGACAGCAAAGAACCCTTTATGTTTAATTGGGATTTGACGTATCAATCGGGATTGTCCACAAAAGATTTTATTGCGCCAACATCGTTTAGCTTTCGAGATGATCGGATGTTTACAATGGGACGCAAAATCGGCGCGGTTTCGTATCTGCAAATACTTGCCCCGGAGCTTTCCGACCGTATGCTTGCCGATTATCTCGACATGGACACTGATTTGATCGTCAATCTGCATATTCAGTCAATCGACCAAAACGCCGCCGTCAAGCTCGTAAAGCGAAAGATTACAGACCTTGACAAAATGAAGATTGAGGAACAGAAAAAGGCGGTTCGCAGCGGGTACGACATGGACATTATACCGTCAGACCTTGCGACATATGGCGACGAAGCAAAAAACTTATTAAAAGACTTGCAGAGCCGCAATGAAAGAATGTTCTTAGTTACGTTCCTTGTCATGAATACGGCAGACGATAAAAAGAAGCTGGATAATGCAACATTTGCGGCGGCAGGGATTGCACAGAAATATAATTGCACGTTAAAGCCGCTTGATTTCCAACAGGAAAACGCACTTGCAAGCAGCTTACCACTGGGTCGAAACCTTGTTCCCATACAGCGCGGACTTACCACGTCCAGCGCGGCAATATTTGTACCGTTTACAACGCAAGAGCTTTTTTCACATAGTCCGCAATCCCTGTACTACGGGCTTAATGCCTTATCTAATAATATGATAATGGCAGATCGCAAACAGCTAAAAACTCCGAACGGTCTTATCTTGGGAACACCGGGAGCCGGGAAAAGTTTTTCGGCAAAGCGTGAGATCGTAAACGTGTTCCTGCTTACGCGAGATCAAATATTGGTATGCGACCCGGAAAGTGAATACGGCGCATTGACTTTGAAGCTGGGCGGTCAAGTGATCGAACTATCCCCGAACAGCAAGCAATGTATAAACCCGCTGGATATCAACCTTAACTATTCGGAGGATGATAACCCGCTAACTCTCAAAAGTGATTTTGTGCTTTCGTTCTGCGAACTCATTTGTGGCGGCAGAAATGGGCTTGAACCAATCGAACGCACGGTAATTGATCGTTGTGTTTCCCTTATTTACAGGGAATATATCGCAAACCCGAAACCCGAAAACGTCCCTGTATTGGGCGACCTTTACCGGGCATTAAGGCAGCAACCAGAGCCAGAAGCGCAGCGCGTCGCAACAGCACTTGAAATGTACGTTACGGGTACGCTTAATGTGTTCAATAACCGTACAAACATTATAGGGCTTACCGATAAGCGCATGATTACGTTTGATATTCGGCGGCTGGGAAAGGCTTTAAAAAAGCTGGGTATGCTTATACTGGAAGATCAAGCGTGGAACATGGTTACGGTAAACCGTTTTGAGGGACACAAGGCAACCCGGTTTTATATCGACGAATTTCACTTGCTTTTCAAAGACCAACAAACAGCGGCGTACAGTGTGGAAATTTGGCAGCGGTTTAGGAAGTGGAACGGCATTCCGACAGGGATAACGCAAAATGTCAAAACGCTGCTATTATCCCCGGAGATCGAAAACATCTTTGACAATTCGGATTTTGTGTATATGCTCAACCAAGCTCCCGGCGACCGTCAACGAATTGCAAAACAGTTATCTATTTCGCCGCAACAATTATCATACGTCACAAACAGCAATGAGGGCGAGGGGCTTTTGTATTTTGGGAATACGATCATTCCTTTTGTTGATCACTTCCCGAAAGACACACAGCTATATAAGATCATGACGACCAAACCCGACGAGGTAAACAAGCAATGAGCCACTTGGAGCGCAAGGAATTTGAGCTAAAGGCGAAAGATAAGGTTGTCCAAAAGATGACCCGTGACGGGCTGGTTGATGAAAACCTTGCGGACGGAACGACAAAAAAAGCACGACCCGGAGATCCAATCCATGAGCAAACGGGAAAAGGAACGCAACCGACCCCGAAACAAAAACCACGGGGGCAGCCGAAACGCCGCCCCGCTCCACGGAAACGGTCACAAGCATTACAGGAAAAGCCTACTAATAAGGCGGTTAATTCAATTCCGCCTTTTGACCGATCAGAAACAGGCGGTAAAAAGGCGGGAAATAATGCGATACAGTCAAAGGCGCAAAGCATACAAAAAAAGATATACAAAACAAAACTAATCTTTGACGATCAAGCAAAGACTGCAAGAATCACGCCGATTGCAAAGTCGGCGGGAGCCGGCGCAATGTATTTACGCAGCAAGCTACATCAACACGTCGAGGACGAAAATTTGGCGGTCAAGGCAGGACAGCGAACGGAGCAACGCACGGTAAACACGACCCTTGCGGTTGGGCGGCGGGTACGAAAGCGGAGCAACACGTTAAAAGCCCGCCGTGCGCTGGGTCTTGACCGCCGCACGGTAAGGACGCAAACAAACCGTATTTATCGCTGGACGGCAGAGAGCAGCGCAAAAAGCAAAAACGCCCCCGCAATTAAACGAGCCATACAAAAACGGGCAATTAAAAAGCAGTATGCGAAAGGTGCGCGTAAGGCGGCAAAGTCGGCGGCAAAAACAGGCGGGAGAACCGCAAGAAAAACCGCGCGGACAGCGGGCGTTTTGATGCGCCACCCCGTCGCTCTTGTGATCGCTATTGCTGTAATCGTGATCGTTATTTTTGTTGCTTCTCTTGTGGCAACCGTGGGGGCTATGATCGCGCAGAGCAGCACGGCAATGATCGGCACAGCCTACCTAGCGGCAGATCGGGACATAAACGAAGCGCAGGACTATTACACGCAAAAGGAAGCCGAGTTATTACAAGAAGCGTATAGCCTGGAGGGGCAAAACCCCGGCTACGACGAGTACCGTTATAACATTGGCGAAGTGGAGCATAACCCTTACGAGCTAATGGCATTTTTAACCGCCGCACATAAAGATTTTATTTTCGAGGATATAAGCCCCGTTTTGGATGAACTGTTTGACGAGCAATTCCAGTTATGGACGGAAGCAACGACCGAAACCCGCACCCGCGCGGTTGAAACGACAGACCCAGCCACGGGCGAGGTTATCACGAAAACCGAAGAATACGAAGTAAGAATTTTCAATATCAATGTGACAGTCAATATGTTTTCCGTGATTGCGGCGGGTCGTATGGATGACGAGCAACGAAAAATGTATGACGGGTATGTGCAGAGCCGAGGGAGCCGCCAGCATTTCGGCAAACCGATTGATTGTGATTGGACACTTTATATTACAACCCCCTACGGCTATTCGTACAATGGCGGCATTTCCTATTCGGACGGCGTAACGCTTTCCATTCCCTACGGCACAACCTTGCTTGCAGGACAGCCCGGAACAGTCACGCAAGCAGGGAGCCGCCTTATAGTCGATTGTGCGGACGGTCTGCGTTACATTTATGACGGGCTTGTAAGCGTGAGCGTGTCGGACGGTCGGGAAGTCAAGACCGGGGACGAGATCGGCACGAGCGGCGGCACGCTATACCTTGAATATTCGCAAAATGGCGAAACGCTCAACCCGTATTATTTTGTAGAGTGCGGCAGCGGCGGTTTGAATGGTGTACCGGGCGGTGGCGGCATAGGCGGTTATCCCGGCGAACCCTACGATGACGAAACCTACCAGCGACTTTTAGCCGAAGCGACAAAATACATCGGTATGCCCTACGTTTGGGGCGGCAGCACCCCGGCAACGTCCTTTGATTGCAGCGGGTATGTATGTTGGTGTCTCAATGCGTCGGGTGTGGCAAACGTCGGGCGCACGAACGCGCAGGGGCTTTACAATATGTGTACCCCTATTTCGCGTGAAGAAGCCCACCCCGGCGACCTTATATTTTTTACAGGAACGCATAGCGCGGGTCATCCTGTAACGCACGTTGCATTTTACGTCGGGAATGGAATGATGCTTGAAGCTGGAAAGCCTATCGGCTATTCGTCATTTGAAACGCCATACTGGACAAAGCACTTTTATTCGTTCGGTCGGCTAACAGGATAAGGAAAGGAACACAATGGACAAGATCGACAAAATTATTAAAGAAATCGACAAGACAAAGGCGCAGATCGTGAGCGCACAAAAGAAGCTAAAGAATTTGGAGCAGCAAAAAACGCAGGAAGAAAATTTGCAAATTATACAGGCAGTGCGGGCAATCAAAATGACCCCGGACGAATTACGGCGTTTTTTGCAAAAACAGAAAACCCCAAAAATGAAAGACGACCAGCCGGAAACCCCGGCACATGATGAAAGCGAGGAAACTAACGTATGAGGATGAAAAGAAAACATAGAATCACAATCAATATTTTGCTGGTGCTTATTATCGTTATCATTGCCATGCTTGCAATGCCGACAGTGGCAGCCGCCCAAGCGGACGACCCCGCGGCAGGAACGCCAACCGCGGAGCCGATACCAACGGCGACGGCAGAGACAACAGCCCACAGCGCAACCCCACCCAGCACGGCGACGGCAAGCACGACCAGCGCGGAGCAGGACGGCGGCGGTAGCTCTACGGACAAAGACGAAGCCCCGGAAAAAGAATTTTTCACGATTGAAACCAAGAGCGGCAAAGTGTTCTATTTGATCGTGGACAATAAGAAAACGTCTGATAATGTTTTCCTGCTTACCGAAGTAACGGAAAACGACCTTTTGAACTTTACCGAGGACGAGCAGGAAAAAAATATTTTTGGCGGGGCAACGACGCAGCCGACCCCTACCACAGAGCCGTCATCCGAAGCATCGGCAAGCGCACAAGCTGAAAATCCGGCACCCACAGCCGAGCCGGAACAACAACCCGCCAGTAATAATACTATTATGATGATCGGTGTGGTTGTTGTGATTGCTTTGGTGGGCGTGATCGCATTTGCGGTTAAGAAGCGCAAGGCAAAACAAGCGTTGGGCAGTATGGACGATATCGAGGACTACGCAGACGATTTTGAGGATGAAAACGACCCGGACGACTTCGAGGACGAAACCAAAAACGATCAGGAGGATAGCGAGTGAAATTAGTAATTGCGGAAAAACCAAGTGTCGCGCGGTCGATTGCAAACGTGATCGGTGCGAAAGAAGTAAAAGACGGATATTGCGAGGGAAACGGTTATCTGGTCTCGTGGTGCGTTGGTCATTTGGTGGAGCCAGCCCACGCCGAAGTGTATGACCCGAAATATTCCAAGTGGACAAAGGAGGATTTACCGATCATCCCGGACGTATGGCATTACGTGATTTCAAAAGCCAAGCAAAAACAGTTTGCTATATTAAAAGAACTTATGCGGCGGGCAGATGTCGAAAGCCTTATTTGCGCGACAGACGCCGGGCGCGAGGGTGAGCTTATTTTCCGTTTGGTCTACAAGCAAACAGGCTGTAAAAAACCGTTCTCCCGCTTGTGGATTTCGTCAATGGAAGATAGCGCAATAAAACAGGGCTTTGACAACCTCAAAGACGGTGCGGAGTACGACGAGCTTTACGCTTCGGCTCTTTGCCGCCAAAAAGCCGATTGGCTGGTAGGTATCAACGCGACCCGGTTATATTCTGTCTTATATAATGGTTCGCTGAATGTGGGGCGTGTACAATCGCCGACCCTTGCCATGTTGACCCAGCGGGACGCGCAGATCAAGAACTTTATAAAAGAAAAATATTACGTCCCGCATATCCAATGTGGCGAGATCGACGCGACGGGCGCGAAAACATTTAACCCAGCAGAAGCGGAAACAATACGGACGGCTTGCGACGGAAAGCAAGCCGTTTTACGTTCCGTCATTTCCGAAAACAAAATAGCTCGCCCGCCGAAGCTGTACGACCTTACCACTTTACAGCGCGACGCAAACCGTATCTATGGATATACGGCGCAGCAATCGCTCGACTATGTCCAAAATCTGTACGAAAAGAAATTGACAACCTATCCGCGCACGGATAGCCAGTATTTGACACATGATATGACAGACACAGCCGCCGAGATCGTCAAGGTGGTTTTGAAGCTGCCATTTGCTGAAGCAATTCGGGACGAACTGAAGCCCAACGTTACACAGACCGTCAACGACAAAAAAGTTTCAGACCACCACGCAATCATTCCAACCCTGCAAGTGGGAATCGCAGACCTTACCCCCCTGCCAGACGGGGAAAGAAACATTTTATATCTGATATCTGCCCGCCTAGCGTGCGCGGTTAGCGACCCGCATATGTTTGAAGCTGTTACCGCTGAATTTGATTGCGCGGGTCATGCGTTCGC
Protein-coding regions in this window:
- a CDS encoding VirB4-like conjugal transfer ATPase, CD1110 family, with product MKLLHGSPNRKLPPQEKQRVVAAMKKRKAANPRTAQDTIPYLRMYRDGICRVTDRLYTKMLEFQDITYQLANNEDKTTIFENYCDFLNYFDSSITVQLTFINQSVNMKNFAKIIDIPPQGDSFDDIRKEYASMLKDQLAKGNNGLQKRKFLTFGIEADDFASAKQRLERIEMDVMNNFKVLGVRASLLNGYDRLKVLHDIFHADSKEPFMFNWDLTYQSGLSTKDFIAPTSFSFRDDRMFTMGRKIGAVSYLQILAPELSDRMLADYLDMDTDLIVNLHIQSIDQNAAVKLVKRKITDLDKMKIEEQKKAVRSGYDMDIIPSDLATYGDEAKNLLKDLQSRNERMFLVTFLVMNTADDKKKLDNATFAAAGIAQKYNCTLKPLDFQQENALASSLPLGRNLVPIQRGLTTSSAAIFVPFTTQELFSHSPQSLYYGLNALSNNMIMADRKQLKTPNGLILGTPGAGKSFSAKREIVNVFLLTRDQILVCDPESEYGALTLKLGGQVIELSPNSKQCINPLDINLNYSEDDNPLTLKSDFVLSFCELICGGRNGLEPIERTVIDRCVSLIYREYIANPKPENVPVLGDLYRALRQQPEPEAQRVATALEMYVTGTLNVFNNRTNIIGLTDKRMITFDIRRLGKALKKLGMLILEDQAWNMVTVNRFEGHKATRFYIDEFHLLFKDQQTAAYSVEIWQRFRKWNGIPTGITQNVKTLLLSPEIENIFDNSDFVYMLNQAPGDRQRIAKQLSISPQQLSYVTNSNEGEGLLYFGNTIIPFVDHFPKDTQLYKIMTTKPDEVNKQ
- a CDS encoding C40 family peptidase, coding for MYLRSKLHQHVEDENLAVKAGQRTEQRTVNTTLAVGRRVRKRSNTLKARRALGLDRRTVRTQTNRIYRWTAESSAKSKNAPAIKRAIQKRAIKKQYAKGARKAAKSAAKTGGRTARKTARTAGVLMRHPVALVIAIAVIVIVIFVASLVATVGAMIAQSSTAMIGTAYLAADRDINEAQDYYTQKEAELLQEAYSLEGQNPGYDEYRYNIGEVEHNPYELMAFLTAAHKDFIFEDISPVLDELFDEQFQLWTEATTETRTRAVETTDPATGEVITKTEEYEVRIFNINVTVNMFSVIAAGRMDDEQRKMYDGYVQSRGSRQHFGKPIDCDWTLYITTPYGYSYNGGISYSDGVTLSIPYGTTLLAGQPGTVTQAGSRLIVDCADGLRYIYDGLVSVSVSDGREVKTGDEIGTSGGTLYLEYSQNGETLNPYYFVECGSGGLNGVPGGGGIGGYPGEPYDDETYQRLLAEATKYIGMPYVWGGSTPATSFDCSGYVCWCLNASGVANVGRTNAQGLYNMCTPISREEAHPGDLIFFTGTHSAGHPVTHVAFYVGNGMMLEAGKPIGYSSFETPYWTKHFYSFGRLTG
- a CDS encoding CD1107 family mobile element protein, with the protein product MRMKRKHRITINILLVLIIVIIAMLAMPTVAAAQADDPAAGTPTAEPIPTATAETTAHSATPPSTATASTTSAEQDGGGSSTDKDEAPEKEFFTIETKSGKVFYLIVDNKKTSDNVFLLTEVTENDLLNFTEDEQEKNIFGGATTQPTPTTEPSSEASASAQAENPAPTAEPEQQPASNNTIMMIGVVVVIALVGVIAFAVKKRKAKQALGSMDDIEDYADDFEDENDPDDFEDETKNDQEDSE
- a CDS encoding PrgI family protein is translated as MPYVPVPKDLNKVKSKVAFNLTKRQLICFAIAGGVGIPFYLLTKSHIGTSLAAFIMIVIMMPFFFCAMYEKDGQPLERILKNYIGSHFIRKRKRPYQTRNFYAELQKEIDERKKEEMNIAKSKKEAAGKKNTTRRK
- a CDS encoding DUF4315 family protein, with product MDKIDKIIKEIDKTKAQIVSAQKKLKNLEQQKTQEENLQIIQAVRAIKMTPDELRRFLQKQKTPKMKDDQPETPAHDESEETNV